Below is a genomic region from Pseudomonas extremaustralis.
ATTTTCAAGCGAATGGAGAGGGTATCGAACATAGGTTCACTCACGGATGGACTTATTGGTATGCGAGCAGTGCCAAGTCCGTTCGGCGCCTTATCCGGAACATCGGCGCAGCGGGGTGTTTCATGAGAGGAAGGCGATGAACGGTAGGAAAGCGCCTACATCCAGCGTTATACGCGGCGTGCGAGCCGTTCCGGGCGGGACCAGATCCACAGGTTGCCCAGGCTCATCCCGGCGATGGCCAGGTAGATCGGCCAGCCGTGGTCGAGCAACGCCAGCATCAAAATGGCGCACAGCAGCATGCTCACCGTGGCGCTGATTTTGGCGCGGCGCGCGATGATCTTGCCGTTGCGCCAGTTGAACAGGATCGGCCCGAACAGGCGGTGGTTTTCCAGCCAGGCGCTGAGGCGCGGTGAGCTTTTGGTGGCGGCCCAGGCGGCCAGCAGGATGAATTCGGTGGTGGGCAGGCCCGGCACGACAATCGCCACCAACCCGATGCCCAGGCTGACGTACGCCAGCAGGCCGAAGAGGAGCCGGGCGGTTTTCGAGGGGGATTGGGTTTTACCGGTCATTTGCACGGAGTTTTCAGGGAAGTGATAACTGTAGGAGCGAGCTTGCTCGCGAAGGACTCAAGGACACCGCATTCATTCAGGATGTACGCGTTATCGTTGAGATTCTTCGCGAGCAAGCTCGCTCCTACATAGGGTTAGGCCATTTCAGGGGCGCTAGCGTACGCCTGTTCCAGCAGCACGGTGAAGCGCACAAACGCGTCGATCGCACCTTTTTCCACGTCAGCTTCTTCTTCGGCGCTGAACGCCAGGGCGTCGAGGGTGCGGGTAAAGCTTTTCCAGCCTTCGGCACGACCGCCGGCCGGTTCGCCGAGGTGGCGGGCGCCGAAAGTCTCGCTCAGGCCCAGGCCCACGGCGCGCTTGATCAGGAACGCAGCCCCCAGCTTGGAGCCTTCCGAGACGAACAGCCAGCCCAGGGCTTGGGCTTTGCTCGGCTGCTTCAGCGCGCCGGCGACCGGTGCCGGGACATCGGTGTTCAGGTCAGCGAGGTCGAGCCTGGCGGCGTCGGCGCGGCAGCGGTCGGCCAGATCAGGCACGATCGCTATCAACTCGGGATCGTTGTACAGCGCAATCAGCTCCGACTGGAACAGGTACTGCGCCACGACGAAGCGCGCGAAGTTGGCCTGGGTTTCAAACGGCGCGTGCGCCTTGACCAGCGCGTCGAGCTTGGCGTGCGGTTCGTTGGTGATCTGGTTCAGGCGTTGGGAGCGCAGGCTTGGGCGTTCTGCGGTAGGAGAAGCGGTCATGGAAAAGTCCTTTGGGAAGGGGAGCGCCTTGTTGCCCTGAAGAGAGCGGGTATCAACTAGACGAACAAGAAGACGCGGCACCGTAAAAAATCCTCACCTCGGCGCTGAAATTTCGACGAGGCGAGGCCGTGGTGATCAGATGTCCCAGATCACGTTGATCGCGAAGTTGCGACCCGGCTGGGTCAGGCGGTCGAGGTTGGCCGGACCGGTGACGCTGGCTTCGCCGACGCTGTCGTAGCTGCGCACATCGTCCCAGTTCCAGTATTTCTTATCGGTCAGGTTGTAGAGACCGCCGTTGATCGTGATGTCGTCAGTGACCTTGTAGAAACCGGTCAGGTCGAGGATGCCGAAGCCTGGGGTCTTGAACGCGCCGTTGCGGGTGTCGCCGTCCGGCGCGTGGAAGGTGGTGCTGTCGACGCGATTCTGTTTCTTCACCAGGGTCCAGCTCAGCAGGCCACCGTAGTGGTCCTGGTCGTAGCCCAGGCCGAACACGCCTTTGAGGGGATTGACGCTGTTCAACGGTTCGCCGCTGTCGTCGTTGCGACCATAGGCATAGGCAACCGAGCCTTGGGTGTACAGGCCGTGGGGCGCGCCGAAGGCATCCAGGTTCAGGCGACCCTTGGCTTCCGCACCCTTGATGGTGGCGCGTTTGATATTGACGGCCTGGAATTGCTCGACGGTGCCGCCCACGACGGCGTTGTCTTCGTCGATGAAGTCGCGGTACTTGTTGTAGAACACGGCGATGTCGAAGGAACCGCCATCGAATTTGCCGCGAAGCCCGGTTTCGATGCCTTTGCTGGTTTCTGGCTTGAGGTCGGGGTTGGGCTCGACGGTGTAGCCCAGGTTGAGGTTTTCAAAGCGTCCGTAAAGGGCTTTGGCCGAAGGCGTGCGGAACCCCTCGGCGTATTGGCCGAACAGGGTGTATTGATCGGTCAGGGCATAGGTCAGGCCGAACTTGGGCGTGACACGGTGCCAGGTTTTTTCCTCGTCACTGACCGAATATTGGCCGGTCGGATTGACGCTGCCGAGGAACTCTTCGGTCAGCTTGGGTTTGAGCCGGGTGTAGTCGTAGCGTGCGCTGGGCAGGAAGGTCCAGTTGCCCCAGGCGATCTGATCCTGGGCAAACACCGAATAGGTGTTGATGGTCGGATCGGGGAAATCACTGACTTTTTTCACGCTGTCGCTGGCCGTCGGGCTGGGGGCGCCGATGGCGGTGCATCCGGCGCCCACGGCGAGGCATGTGGCCGAGCCTTCACGGGAGCCTGTGACTTTCTGCTGCTTGAGGGTCGTGCCGTAGGTGACCTGGTGATCGGTCGCGCCGATGCTGAAGGCCTTGTCCAACTGCGCGTCGAAGACCCACTGTTTTTCTTCATACAGCGTGTCGCGGGTGCGTAGGACGCGACGCCCGGCCTGATAGATCTCGGCCGTGGTCTGGTCGGTCTTGGCGATCTGGTAATTGAGGCTGGTCTTGATGCGATCGGTGATGGGCGATTCTAGGGCGAAGGTGTTTTCCACGCCGAAACGCTCGCGGGTGATGGTGTCGTTGCCGCGACGATCACGGTAGAGGTTGAAGCCCTGGCCGCCGACGAAGGGGCCGCCCACGGCGTTTTTCAGGTTGACGTCGCGATCGTCCTTGTACTTTTCGTACGTCAAACCCAGACGGTTCTCATCGCCATAGTTCCAACCCAACTTGGCCAGCACGTTGGTGGTGCGCGCATCCTCGGGGTTGGCGCCGGTGCGGGCCAGGCCGGTGGCGTTGTTGCCGTCGTAGGATTCGGTTTCATGGCCGTTGCGCTGGCTCAGGTGCAGCAAACCGTCGAAGTCCTGTACGCGGCCGGCGAAGGTGCCGGAGGTCAGCCAGCTCTCGTCGGCCGAGCTGTAGCCGGTCTTCAGGCGGGCGCCGACGTCCTGGCCGGGCTTGATGATGTCATCCGGGTCGAGGGTGAAATAACTCACGGCGCCGCCGATGGCGCTGCTGCCGTACAGGGCCGAGGCCGGGCCGCGCAGGATTTCCACGCGCTTGACGATTTCCGGGTCGACGTAGTTGCGACGGGTCTTGGCGTAGGGGCCGTTGAAGAAGTTGTCCGGTACTTCCACGCCGTCCACCTGGGTGAGGATGCGGTCACCGTCGATGCCGCGAATATTGAACCCGGCGTTGCCCGCACGGGTGCCGGCGCCGCCCACTGAAACGCCTGGCTCGTAGCGCACCAGTTCGCGGATGGTGTTCACGTTCTGGCGGTCCAGCGCCTCGCGCTCCAGCACGCTGACGGTGCTGGGCACGCTGCCCACTTGCTGGGCGTTACGGGTGGCGCTGATGGTCACCTGTTGCAGATTGAGGGTGCCGGCCGCCGTGCGCTTTTCCAGGACGATCGTGTCAGTGCCCAGTTTGCGGTAGCTCAGGTTGGTCCCCACCAACAGCTGGTCCAGGGCTTTTTCCGGCGACAGCGGACCACGTACGCCAGGAGACGACACACCCTGGCCCAGTTCCGCCGGCAGGCCGATTTGCCAGCCGGTCACGGCAGTGAAGGCGTTCAGCGCCGAGACCAATGGCTGTTGTGCGATGTTGAAAGTGTAATTGCCGTGACTGCGCGGGATCGGTTCGGCGGCGCTGGCGCTCATGACGGGCGCGCCACCCAGCAGGATGGCCGCCGTCAGCAAGGACAGGATGGGCGAGGAGGACCGGCGGTTGAAACGAGAGGACATCGAGAGCGCTCCGGAAGGTACGAATCTTATAGTTGCGGACTGAACCAAATAGGAATCAGTTGCATTGGCTAAGACGAGACGTACCGCCATGGGCTATCGAGTAAAAATAATTCTCATTTAGTTCAGGATGACCAGCGCGGGGTATTCCGACAGCTTGGCCGAGGTGATATGGGCCAGGGAGCGCACCACGTCCAGCGGTTGGTCGAGGCGGTAGTTACCGGTGATGGCGATGTGGGCGAGCTTGTCGTTGGTGTTGACGATCCAACCCGGGTAATAACGGCCCAGCTCGGCCAGCACCTCGCTCATCGGGCGGTTTTCGAAAATCAGCCGGCCCTGTACCCAGGCCAGGTCCTTGTTGGCATCCAGCTTCGCCGGTTGGCCGAAGCCCTTGGGCCCGATGCGGATGCTCTCACCGGCGCGCAGGCGCACGCGCGCATCGTCGACGGTGTTGCTCAGGTCCACATCGCCGCGCTGCACTTGCACCTGGGCTTCGCCATTGAGGTAACGCACGGCGAAGGCGGTATCGCGCACGCTGGCCCGCACGGGGCCGGCGTCGATTTCCAGGGGCAGGCCGTGGGTGGGCGCGATGTCGAAAAACGCTTCGCCCTGGTACAAGCGCGCGATGCGCTGCTGACCCTTGAGGCTGCTGGAAAACGCCGAGTTGGTGTTGAGCAGTACCTTGGAGCCATCGTCCAATTGCAGGCGCTGGCGTTCACCCACCACGGTGAGGTGGTCCGCTTGCAGGCGCACCGGCAGGTTGCTGAAGCTGAACAGGCCGATCAGCAGGACGGCGGCGGTGGCCAGTGGTTTCCAATGCGGTTTGATCCGGCGCCAGGCCGTGGGTTTGCGCGGCGCGGCCAGGGCGACGGCGGCGCTGTGCACCGGGGCGGCCCCCCAGGCGGACTGGGCCTTGGCAAAGGCGTGGCGGTGGGCAGGGGCCTGGGCCAGCCAGGTTTCGAACTCGACTTGCTGCCCAGGCTGCGGGCACTGCAAGGCGATCAGCCAGTCGAGGGCCTGGTCCATCGCCGGGTCTTGCAACACCTCATGAGCCAACTCATGGGGGCGCAGTTCATTCGGGTCCGTCACACTGATCCTCGGGGCTTCGCCAGGTTCTGTTCATTTTTCCTACGGCTTGGGTCGACACTTCTGTCGGGAAGCTTAAGGCCGATCCAGTCGTTCGGCCACACCCACGCAAATGGCCATGATCAATTTCAGCTCCTTTTGCACGGTGCTCAAGGACACATCCAACTGATCGGCAATTTCCTGGTAGCTGCAACCGTGCACGCGGCTGAGGATAAAGATCTGCTGCTGGCGCGCGCTCAACTGGCCGAGGCTGACACTCAGGTGCTCCAGCAGTTGCTCGGCCTGGGTGGCGTCTTCGGGGGTGCTGATGGGGGCGGCGACGCTTTGCAGGATATCCAGCGACACATCTTCCTGCAGCGTACGCGCCTGTATCCGCCGCGAACGCAGGTGATCCAGGGCAAGGTTGCGCGCGGTCTGAAAAACGAAGGGTTCAAGGTGATCGATCGGCCGCTCGCTCAGGGCCCGGGTGACACGCAGGTAGGTTTCCTGCAACAGGTCTTCGGCGGTGCTGTGGTTATTCACCATCCGCTGCAAGGTGCGCAGCAGAATCACCCGTTGGGTGAGAAAGACGTGGTTGAAGCGAGATTGGCTCACAGTGATACCAGACCGATTTGCAGTGAATGATAATGCTTATCATCAACTCAAATGGCAAGGGGGTATTTCTGTGGGCCTACCCCTGGAACACAGGTGGGAGGGCGCAAGCTCTCTCCCACACAAGCCCGCCGGCAAGGGATTATTCGGCGTTGCAGAGCGCCAGGCAGTTATCCAGCATGCGGTTGGAAAAGCCCCACTCGTTGTCGTACCAGGCCAGCACTTTGAGCATCTTGCCGCTGACTTTGGTGTGGTTGGCAT
It encodes:
- a CDS encoding FecR family protein; translation: MTDPNELRPHELAHEVLQDPAMDQALDWLIALQCPQPGQQVEFETWLAQAPAHRHAFAKAQSAWGAAPVHSAAVALAAPRKPTAWRRIKPHWKPLATAAVLLIGLFSFSNLPVRLQADHLTVVGERQRLQLDDGSKVLLNTNSAFSSSLKGQQRIARLYQGEAFFDIAPTHGLPLEIDAGPVRASVRDTAFAVRYLNGEAQVQVQRGDVDLSNTVDDARVRLRAGESIRIGPKGFGQPAKLDANKDLAWVQGRLIFENRPMSEVLAELGRYYPGWIVNTNDKLAHIAITGNYRLDQPLDVVRSLAHITSAKLSEYPALVILN
- a CDS encoding biliverdin-producing heme oxygenase, whose translation is MTASPTAERPSLRSQRLNQITNEPHAKLDALVKAHAPFETQANFARFVVAQYLFQSELIALYNDPELIAIVPDLADRCRADAARLDLADLNTDVPAPVAGALKQPSKAQALGWLFVSEGSKLGAAFLIKRAVGLGLSETFGARHLGEPAGGRAEGWKSFTRTLDALAFSAEEEADVEKGAIDAFVRFTVLLEQAYASAPEMA
- a CDS encoding TonB-dependent receptor — encoded protein: MSSRFNRRSSSPILSLLTAAILLGGAPVMSASAAEPIPRSHGNYTFNIAQQPLVSALNAFTAVTGWQIGLPAELGQGVSSPGVRGPLSPEKALDQLLVGTNLSYRKLGTDTIVLEKRTAAGTLNLQQVTISATRNAQQVGSVPSTVSVLEREALDRQNVNTIRELVRYEPGVSVGGAGTRAGNAGFNIRGIDGDRILTQVDGVEVPDNFFNGPYAKTRRNYVDPEIVKRVEILRGPASALYGSSAIGGAVSYFTLDPDDIIKPGQDVGARLKTGYSSADESWLTSGTFAGRVQDFDGLLHLSQRNGHETESYDGNNATGLARTGANPEDARTTNVLAKLGWNYGDENRLGLTYEKYKDDRDVNLKNAVGGPFVGGQGFNLYRDRRGNDTITRERFGVENTFALESPITDRIKTSLNYQIAKTDQTTAEIYQAGRRVLRTRDTLYEEKQWVFDAQLDKAFSIGATDHQVTYGTTLKQQKVTGSREGSATCLAVGAGCTAIGAPSPTASDSVKKVSDFPDPTINTYSVFAQDQIAWGNWTFLPSARYDYTRLKPKLTEEFLGSVNPTGQYSVSDEEKTWHRVTPKFGLTYALTDQYTLFGQYAEGFRTPSAKALYGRFENLNLGYTVEPNPDLKPETSKGIETGLRGKFDGGSFDIAVFYNKYRDFIDEDNAVVGGTVEQFQAVNIKRATIKGAEAKGRLNLDAFGAPHGLYTQGSVAYAYGRNDDSGEPLNSVNPLKGVFGLGYDQDHYGGLLSWTLVKKQNRVDSTTFHAPDGDTRNGAFKTPGFGILDLTGFYKVTDDITINGGLYNLTDKKYWNWDDVRSYDSVGEASVTGPANLDRLTQPGRNFAINVIWDI
- a CDS encoding YbaN family protein codes for the protein MTGKTQSPSKTARLLFGLLAYVSLGIGLVAIVVPGLPTTEFILLAAWAATKSSPRLSAWLENHRLFGPILFNWRNGKIIARRAKISATVSMLLCAILMLALLDHGWPIYLAIAGMSLGNLWIWSRPERLARRV
- a CDS encoding RNA polymerase sigma factor, coding for MSQSRFNHVFLTQRVILLRTLQRMVNNHSTAEDLLQETYLRVTRALSERPIDHLEPFVFQTARNLALDHLRSRRIQARTLQEDVSLDILQSVAAPISTPEDATQAEQLLEHLSVSLGQLSARQQQIFILSRVHGCSYQEIADQLDVSLSTVQKELKLIMAICVGVAERLDRP